A stretch of the Capricornis sumatraensis isolate serow.1 chromosome 21, serow.2, whole genome shotgun sequence genome encodes the following:
- the CBLN2 gene encoding cerebellin-2 — protein MPAPGRGPRGRPQTMPGRRGALREPAGCGSGLGAALALLLLLLPAGCPVRAQNDTEPIVLEGKCLVVCDSSPSADGAVTSSLGISVRSGSAKVAFSATRSTNHEPSEMSNRTMTIYFDQVLVNIGNHFDLASSIFVAPRKGIYSFSFHVVKVYNRQTIQVSLMQNGYPVISAFAGDQDVTREAASNGVLLLMEREDKVHLKLERGNLMGGWKYSTFSGFLVFPL, from the exons ATGCCGGCGCCCGGCCGGGGCCCCCGGGGACGGCCGCAGACCATGCCCGGGCGCCGGGGGGCGCTGCGCGAGCCGGCCGGCTGCGGCTCGGGCCTGGGGGCGGCGctggccttgctgctgctgctgctgcccgccGGCTGCCCGGTGAGGGCGCAGAACGACACGGAGCCCATCGTGCTGGAGGGCAAGTGCCTGGTGGTGTGCGACTCCAGCCCGTCTGCGGACGGCGCCGTCACCTCCTCGCTGGGCATCTCGGTGCGCTCCGGCAGCGCCAAGGTGGCCTTCTCCGCCACGCGGAGCACAAACCACGAGCCGTCCGAGATGAGCAACCGCACCATGACCATCTACTTCGATCAG gTCTTAGTAAATATTGGCAACCATTTTGATCTCGCCTCCAGTATATTTGTAGCCCCGAGAAAAGGGATATATAGCTTCAGCTTCCACGTGGTCAAAGTGTACAACAGACAGACCATCCAG GTCAGTCTAATGCAGAATGGCTACCCGGTGATCTCGGCGTTCGCCGGAGACCAGGACGTCACCAGAGAAGCGGCCAGCAACGGCGTCCTGCTGCTGATGGAGAGAGAGGATAAAGTCCACCTCAAACTGGAGAGGGGCAACCTTATGGGGGGCTGGAAGTACTCCACGTTCTCGGGCTTCTTGGTTTTCCCGCTATAA